Proteins from a single region of Nitrososphaerota archaeon:
- the lysS gene encoding lysine--tRNA ligase, whose amino-acid sequence MEDGAVIGRGTWLDKVAQETAEREKKLGRSLSMVRVESGLGASGLPHIGSVGDAIRSYGVRLALETLGHRSELIAYSDDFDGLRKVPAGFPTWLKDYISHPVSRIPDPFGCHGSYAEHVGSLLRESLDKVGVEYRFQSGAEAYKAGVLNDQIRTILARSKEIGEKINALVGQSKYKESLPYTPVCKDCGRIYVTQAKSYDPSTDMIHYVCEGTELGEKHVDGCGHEGDVKVSDGNGKLMWKVEFAARWAAFGIRFEAYGKELTDSVKINDWVAENILSYPPPYHARYELFQDKSGKKMSKSKGNLVTPVEWMEYASPASLRLLMYKRIVGARNISVADVPVYMDEFDDLEAYYFSKKKDPNQMKDARLRGLYEYTMFLNVPKAEGVHVPYRLLAQLASVAPQGGVEGFVVKRLTSYGMVSSGTPELSAKIDWANKWQRREGKAAVEVPQLGDAAKRAVRDFASSLGGLADADAVQNAAFDSAKRNGVKPGEFFPAVYSILLGSDRGPRLGPYVMDAGKEEVSRILLEAAGK is encoded by the coding sequence TTGGAGGATGGAGCGGTAATCGGGCGGGGCACCTGGCTCGACAAGGTCGCCCAGGAGACGGCGGAGCGAGAGAAGAAGCTGGGGCGGTCTCTCTCCATGGTCAGGGTGGAGAGCGGGCTGGGGGCGTCCGGGCTCCCTCACATCGGGAGCGTGGGGGACGCGATCAGGAGCTACGGGGTGAGGCTCGCCCTGGAGACCCTCGGCCACAGGTCAGAGCTCATCGCGTACTCAGACGACTTCGACGGGCTCCGGAAGGTCCCCGCGGGGTTTCCCACATGGCTGAAGGACTACATCTCCCATCCGGTGTCGCGGATCCCCGACCCGTTCGGGTGCCACGGTTCCTACGCCGAGCACGTGGGCTCGCTGCTCAGGGAGTCACTCGACAAGGTCGGGGTGGAGTATAGGTTCCAGAGCGGGGCGGAGGCGTACAAGGCGGGGGTCCTCAACGACCAGATCCGGACGATACTCGCCCGGTCCAAGGAGATAGGCGAGAAAATCAACGCGTTGGTCGGCCAGTCGAAGTACAAAGAGTCCCTACCATACACCCCGGTCTGCAAGGACTGTGGTCGCATCTACGTCACCCAGGCGAAGTCGTACGACCCTTCGACTGACATGATACACTACGTCTGCGAGGGGACCGAGCTGGGGGAGAAGCACGTCGACGGCTGCGGCCACGAAGGGGACGTGAAGGTGTCGGACGGGAACGGGAAGCTGATGTGGAAGGTCGAGTTCGCGGCCCGGTGGGCCGCCTTCGGGATCCGGTTCGAGGCTTACGGTAAGGAGCTCACAGACTCCGTGAAGATCAACGACTGGGTGGCGGAGAACATCCTCTCCTACCCTCCCCCCTACCACGCCAGGTACGAGCTCTTCCAGGACAAGTCGGGGAAGAAGATGTCGAAGTCGAAGGGGAACTTGGTCACCCCGGTCGAGTGGATGGAGTACGCGTCCCCGGCGAGCCTCAGGCTCCTGATGTACAAGAGGATCGTGGGGGCCAGGAACATATCCGTGGCCGACGTGCCGGTCTACATGGACGAGTTCGACGACCTGGAGGCGTACTACTTCTCGAAGAAGAAAGACCCCAACCAGATGAAGGACGCACGGCTGAGGGGGCTGTACGAATACACCATGTTCCTCAATGTCCCGAAGGCGGAAGGGGTCCACGTCCCCTACAGGCTCCTCGCCCAGCTGGCCTCTGTAGCGCCTCAGGGAGGGGTGGAAGGGTTCGTGGTGAAGAGGCTCACGTCCTACGGGATGGTGAGCTCCGGGACCCCAGAGCTTTCGGCGAAGATAGACTGGGCGAACAAGTGGCAGAGGAGGGAAGGGAAGGCGGCGGTCGAAGTCCCCCAGCTGGGGGACGCGGCAAAGAGGGCAGTCAGGGACTTCGCATCCTCTCTCGGCGGGCTGGCAGACGCCGACGCGGTGCAGAACGCGGCCTTCGACTCCGCGAAGAGGAACGGGGTGAAGCCCGGGGAGTTCTTCCCGGCGGTGTACTCCATCCTCCTGGGATCCGACAGGGGGCCGAGGCTGGGCCCGTACGTCATGGACGCAGGGAAGGAAGAAGTGAGCAGGATCCTCCTGGAAGCCGCCGGGAAATGA
- a CDS encoding uracil-DNA glycosylase, whose protein sequence is MRPGGQDREALRARIVSCRRCPRLVRYREGIEPRASFAGQRYWRKPVPGFGDVDGRLLVLGLAPAQHGGARTGRIWTGDASSAFLVRALHATGFANQPRSESAEDGLVYRGCYLTAAVKCAPPGDKPTAEEFANCSPFLDQEVALMKNLEGVLALGSMAFRAYLSHLARSGADARGAKFVHGGVYRLAGSPTLYASYHPSPRNTNTGKLTQGMLVRVLRVIRKDLSI, encoded by the coding sequence ATGAGGCCGGGCGGTCAGGACCGCGAAGCTCTGAGGGCGAGGATAGTCTCCTGCAGGCGATGCCCCCGGCTGGTCAGGTACAGGGAAGGGATCGAGCCGAGGGCGTCGTTCGCGGGCCAGCGGTACTGGCGGAAGCCCGTCCCAGGGTTCGGCGACGTCGACGGCAGGCTCCTGGTGCTCGGGTTGGCCCCCGCCCAGCACGGAGGGGCGAGGACGGGACGGATCTGGACGGGGGACGCGTCGAGTGCCTTCCTCGTCAGGGCCCTCCACGCGACGGGGTTCGCCAACCAGCCCAGGTCAGAGTCTGCCGAGGACGGGCTGGTCTACCGGGGGTGCTACCTCACTGCCGCGGTAAAATGCGCCCCTCCGGGGGACAAGCCGACAGCAGAAGAGTTCGCCAACTGTTCCCCCTTCCTGGACCAGGAGGTCGCCCTGATGAAGAACCTCGAGGGGGTGCTCGCGCTGGGGTCCATGGCGTTCCGGGCATACCTCTCCCACCTTGCGAGGTCAGGGGCGGACGCTAGGGGTGCGAAGTTCGTGCACGGGGGAGTCTATCGTCTCGCCGGGTCGCCCACCCTTTACGCATCCTACCATCCGAGCCCCAGGAACACCAACACGGGTAAGCTCACGCAGGGGATGCTGGTCAGAGTCCTGAGGGTGATAAGGAAAGATCTGAGCATATGA
- a CDS encoding 4Fe-4S binding protein produces the protein MSVTLVELVMWGLAASMGVITSYALKWTVQHFRVRGSLMIPFVVFLLVMMLSMVVSAVVYFYSPSLNLLIGLVVANMLVMGAGALPFVFVMFRTLLADQEAGQGGEAGPSVPPPAGAGLRYRDALVEALVIGLALLNEFFMGWAFELASSGPLSLGNGTPLAVFSSVVGSYWFLFTMSLEMALTAYFIRKELGHTFLYLVGMQSLVMFLSPTAIADPAWAAVSVFGGSAVMIVLFIFAFEHLARNTLAEKAVAGYLLKLVGAYALMMAGLFVWRLTASEALFALSIVLEMAVYLDLVVGGKRDKSSWRWQSDPWWVLGLLSALFVGEFFMGALLDAQVYGPQAFVASMGLVPVAGAGLSALGAAAYDAMVFFGIVSLSPWFLVMMGAEMGALVVFRIREVRELETRVRLCLVVAAYSVYAVLLPGFLIPGSLLPRVPFVGWSMGIGTAGAVAPATIAALAGTYLISGSLSFLFGSRQVCSMFCTAALMYQGTFYDSMKTFNRTSRIGRKMLTSRLSGAYKATFSLVWVSLIAAAAVSYLDSVGAANLTVFGSDPAYLLYLFYFGVLWYVIFVTVPFVGTYACVSMGWCHWGTFNQLVGRLGFFRLKVRDPGVCVTCETKDCAKACPVGLTDLPGSFMAKGEFKSLKCIGVGDCVSACPYENEYFFDVRHWLRLGRRKKGQRAADLSLVRVRALQGVPAGEP, from the coding sequence TTGAGCGTAACCCTGGTCGAACTGGTCATGTGGGGGCTCGCCGCCTCCATGGGCGTCATCACGTCCTACGCGCTCAAGTGGACGGTCCAGCACTTCAGGGTCAGGGGGTCGCTCATGATCCCCTTCGTGGTCTTCCTGCTGGTGATGATGCTGTCGATGGTGGTGAGCGCTGTCGTCTACTTCTACTCGCCCTCGCTCAACCTCCTCATCGGCCTGGTGGTCGCGAACATGCTCGTGATGGGGGCGGGGGCACTCCCATTCGTCTTCGTGATGTTCAGGACCCTGCTGGCCGACCAGGAAGCAGGCCAGGGTGGGGAGGCGGGCCCCTCCGTCCCTCCGCCCGCGGGCGCGGGCCTCCGCTACAGGGACGCGCTGGTCGAGGCGCTCGTCATCGGTCTGGCCCTGCTGAACGAGTTCTTCATGGGGTGGGCCTTCGAGCTGGCCTCCTCCGGGCCCCTTTCGCTCGGGAACGGGACCCCCCTGGCGGTGTTCTCGTCCGTCGTGGGGTCATACTGGTTCCTCTTCACCATGTCCTTGGAGATGGCGCTGACCGCCTACTTCATCCGGAAGGAGCTCGGCCACACCTTCCTCTATCTGGTGGGGATGCAGTCCCTCGTGATGTTCCTTTCTCCCACCGCCATCGCTGACCCAGCCTGGGCCGCCGTCAGCGTGTTCGGAGGGAGCGCAGTGATGATCGTCCTTTTCATCTTCGCCTTCGAGCACCTGGCGAGGAACACGCTGGCGGAGAAGGCGGTTGCCGGCTACCTGCTGAAGCTCGTGGGAGCCTACGCCCTCATGATGGCAGGGCTCTTCGTCTGGAGGCTGACGGCCTCTGAGGCCCTCTTCGCCCTGTCTATCGTCCTGGAGATGGCGGTCTACCTGGACCTGGTGGTGGGCGGGAAGAGGGACAAGTCTTCGTGGCGGTGGCAGTCTGACCCCTGGTGGGTCCTCGGGCTTCTCTCGGCCCTCTTCGTGGGGGAGTTCTTCATGGGGGCCCTCCTCGACGCCCAGGTGTACGGTCCCCAGGCGTTCGTCGCGTCCATGGGGCTGGTCCCGGTGGCAGGCGCTGGGCTGTCGGCACTGGGAGCGGCAGCATACGACGCCATGGTCTTCTTCGGCATCGTGAGTCTGTCCCCCTGGTTCCTGGTGATGATGGGCGCGGAGATGGGGGCTCTCGTCGTCTTCAGGATCAGGGAGGTCAGGGAGCTCGAAACCAGGGTCAGGCTCTGCCTCGTCGTAGCCGCCTACTCCGTGTATGCGGTCCTCCTCCCCGGCTTCTTGATCCCGGGTTCCCTCCTCCCGAGGGTCCCCTTCGTGGGGTGGAGTATGGGGATAGGGACGGCGGGGGCGGTCGCGCCCGCGACAATCGCCGCCCTGGCCGGCACCTACTTAATCTCCGGCTCTCTCTCCTTCCTCTTCGGCTCCCGGCAGGTCTGCTCCATGTTCTGCACGGCCGCCCTGATGTATCAGGGGACCTTCTACGACTCGATGAAGACATTCAACCGGACCTCCCGGATTGGGAGGAAGATGCTCACCAGCAGGCTCTCAGGGGCGTACAAGGCGACCTTCTCCCTCGTGTGGGTCTCCCTCATCGCAGCGGCAGCGGTCTCCTACCTCGACTCGGTCGGGGCGGCGAATCTAACCGTCTTCGGGTCCGACCCGGCGTACCTCCTCTACCTGTTCTACTTCGGGGTCCTCTGGTACGTCATCTTCGTCACAGTCCCGTTCGTCGGGACCTACGCGTGCGTGAGCATGGGGTGGTGCCACTGGGGGACCTTCAACCAGCTCGTGGGGAGGCTGGGCTTCTTCAGGCTCAAAGTGAGGGACCCGGGGGTGTGCGTGACCTGCGAGACCAAGGACTGCGCCAAGGCCTGCCCGGTGGGGCTCACAGACCTCCCCGGGAGCTTCATGGCCAAGGGGGAGTTCAAGAGCCTGAAGTGCATCGGGGTCGGGGACTGCGTGAGCGCCTGCCCGTACGAAAACGAGTACTTCTTCGACGTGAGGCACTGGCTCCGCCTGGGAAGGCGGAAGAAGGGCCAGCGCGCCGCTGACCTCTCGCTTGTGCGGGTGCGGGCCCTCCAGGGCGTGCCCGCGGGCGAACCGTAG
- a CDS encoding M24 family metallopeptidase: MAKGKQVAAFTAPNLFYLTDFFGGGAGVVHQDKTVVVTTPLEADRAGEVCKEAEIVVVKRWKDIAKEVSRRLEKEKVVTDAEQEGLKGGVEPDPQLFLEARRAKDELELERIKRACAKTDKAFRAVEQTLRPGKTEWEVAAEVMRVATEEGMTPSNSDSSLGPVIVASGPHGAYGHSELSERKVKAGDFVVTDLFFRYEGYNSDETRTFAVGTVSPEMKKNYAIVREAQQAAIDAVRDGTECGSVSQAAVEVLQEHGLAKYLNHSVGHGVGIDIHEMPGIFKGSKVKLVKNDVITDEPGVYFVGKYGIRIEDTLRVDGKPELFTKYTKDLVTCG, encoded by the coding sequence ATGGCAAAAGGGAAGCAGGTAGCGGCTTTTACCGCTCCCAATCTTTTCTATCTGACGGACTTCTTCGGGGGAGGCGCCGGGGTAGTCCATCAGGACAAAACGGTCGTAGTCACCACCCCCCTGGAGGCAGACAGGGCGGGCGAGGTGTGCAAGGAAGCTGAGATCGTGGTCGTGAAACGCTGGAAGGACATAGCGAAGGAGGTCTCCCGCCGGCTCGAGAAGGAGAAGGTCGTCACGGACGCTGAGCAGGAGGGGCTGAAGGGGGGAGTCGAACCGGACCCGCAGCTCTTCCTCGAAGCGAGGAGGGCCAAGGACGAGCTGGAGCTCGAGAGGATAAAGAGGGCCTGCGCCAAGACGGACAAGGCGTTCAGAGCCGTGGAGCAGACGCTGAGGCCAGGGAAGACAGAGTGGGAGGTGGCGGCCGAGGTGATGAGGGTCGCGACCGAAGAGGGGATGACCCCTTCGAACTCCGACTCTTCGCTCGGCCCTGTGATCGTCGCATCCGGCCCGCACGGGGCCTACGGCCACTCGGAGCTCTCCGAGAGGAAGGTCAAGGCAGGAGACTTCGTGGTAACCGACCTTTTCTTCAGGTACGAGGGGTACAACTCCGACGAGACCAGGACCTTCGCCGTGGGGACGGTCAGCCCGGAGATGAAGAAGAACTACGCGATAGTCAGGGAGGCGCAGCAGGCGGCCATAGACGCGGTCAGGGACGGGACCGAATGCGGGAGCGTCAGCCAGGCAGCGGTGGAGGTCCTCCAAGAGCACGGGCTCGCGAAGTACCTGAACCACAGCGTCGGGCACGGGGTCGGGATAGACATCCACGAGATGCCCGGGATATTCAAGGGGAGCAAGGTGAAGCTCGTGAAGAACGACGTCATCACGGACGAGCCCGGGGTCTACTTCGTAGGCAAGTACGGGATCAGGATCGAGGACACCCTCAGGGTTGACGGGAAGCCCGAGCTGTTCACGAAGTACACGAAGGACCTGGTCACCTGCGGCTAG
- a CDS encoding chromosome segregation protein SMC, whose translation MRGFKSSGPRTVVVNFERGFTVITGPNGSGKSNLADAIAFAIGENSPKALRAANGRLSGLIYDPRSEDGTTSTKPSACRVMLQFDNSDRAIPVDSDLVTITRELKEDGDNTYYINGRKTPRGSLTDIIDIAGLAPGGFNIVAQGAATKMADLTPEEKRKVIESIVGISKFDERKAEAQRQLGQADQRLEVAMARIGEMKSTLESLDSQRTDMLRFDLLESQINWLNAVITSKKIGDLKGHLADLRSAEQELNGKLGDLGARLVELENRIGQVENDKTKFIVEVIQGGGASHVELQFQLAEMRNELESLEGDYKAAQANVSELEGETVPQLKQVVTEKQREANAAASTVKQLTGEIDKLDGRHAELAQRLKEFFQAGEELRRTIEKKAKLTSKVQVKLADLGQKLTQVDLAINAASASLGVEKKRLDELKLRVDGYSEVLEKLEGNTKQLFDLYDSSTKELNTLDENLSEMEKTRERLVGSIAGASKILEKASAEMSKEEAFRHMSESLAGERSGQLKLQGLCEQGGVPGYVGRLGQLVKYPQQYSKAVNAVMGRWMGAFVVQDLKGMTQLIKAAKSLKAKSFAVIPLSEVESVKAAEVERSAGVIGTLSDVIKCEDEFQGLVNFLAGDSVLVESEAVGYILASEGVRAVTEAGEAFEPGGRAFSYGYQELMVNLMEGLENIEGMSEVEDAVGALKGAIDRRRSELSSLESESRSVTKERVKKIVSTTSLKAEATTITRMAKRYRSVFKAMNAEYQKQAATVARLEEKLKVSQEKKGGMTKGISSLQQVVADVQALGLDAHLLELDGTKQSVSAEIDTIRNRIQDLNLTLTREKANLENVLLRALEENQLDLANATEDLRSNKEFTKDAPKRIRELSDEKKSLEDQISKLMESSRRSQPVLDEFDARSRRLKEERDALSRSIAGNQKELFALAGQSSATQERVEEALGSLRMLGYAEELEFFESSESLLSELQEEYQQTVASVNRAADRQYTDMYLSYKNLSVRHNELENERNSIIGFIESVEAEKRKVFMSAFDRVGSEFSGIFAKLAGGSAQLDLENPEEIFTGGVIMRADFGNGLRESSQHSGGQRAVTGVSMILAMQAVQQHPFYLFDEIDAPLDAVNSNSLARFLREKSAEAQIIAITLRDVFVAESDMTYGVYSAGGTSRVVHYKPAEVPKSA comes from the coding sequence ATGCGCGGTTTCAAGTCCTCGGGCCCCCGGACAGTGGTGGTCAATTTCGAACGCGGGTTCACCGTCATCACGGGCCCCAACGGGAGCGGCAAGTCTAACCTTGCCGACGCAATCGCCTTCGCCATCGGGGAGAACTCTCCGAAGGCGCTGAGGGCAGCCAACGGAAGGCTGTCGGGGTTGATCTACGACCCGAGGTCCGAAGACGGCACGACGTCGACGAAACCGAGCGCCTGCAGGGTGATGCTGCAGTTCGACAACTCCGACCGCGCGATACCAGTGGACTCCGACCTGGTGACGATCACCAGGGAGCTGAAGGAGGACGGCGACAACACCTACTACATCAACGGCAGGAAGACGCCGAGGGGTTCACTCACCGACATCATCGACATAGCAGGGCTCGCGCCCGGCGGGTTCAACATAGTGGCCCAGGGAGCCGCCACCAAGATGGCCGACCTCACCCCAGAGGAGAAGAGGAAGGTCATCGAGAGCATAGTCGGCATCTCGAAGTTCGACGAGCGCAAGGCGGAGGCTCAGAGACAGCTGGGGCAGGCGGACCAGAGGCTGGAAGTCGCCATGGCGCGCATCGGGGAGATGAAAAGCACCCTGGAGTCGCTCGACTCCCAGAGGACAGACATGCTCAGGTTCGATCTGCTGGAGTCGCAGATAAACTGGCTCAACGCCGTCATCACATCGAAGAAGATCGGCGACCTGAAGGGGCACCTCGCCGACCTCAGGTCGGCGGAGCAAGAGCTGAACGGGAAGCTCGGGGACCTGGGTGCGAGGCTCGTGGAGCTCGAGAACCGCATCGGGCAGGTGGAGAATGACAAGACGAAGTTCATAGTGGAGGTCATCCAAGGCGGCGGGGCGAGCCATGTGGAGCTCCAGTTCCAGCTCGCCGAGATGAGGAACGAGCTGGAGTCCCTGGAGGGGGACTACAAGGCAGCACAGGCGAACGTCTCAGAGCTGGAAGGGGAGACAGTCCCCCAGCTCAAGCAGGTGGTGACGGAGAAACAGAGGGAGGCGAACGCGGCCGCCTCCACCGTGAAGCAGCTGACGGGAGAGATAGATAAACTGGACGGCAGGCACGCAGAGCTGGCGCAGAGGCTCAAGGAGTTCTTCCAGGCCGGGGAGGAACTGAGGCGGACCATCGAGAAGAAGGCCAAGCTCACATCAAAGGTGCAGGTGAAGCTCGCCGACCTCGGGCAGAAGCTCACCCAGGTGGACCTGGCGATAAACGCGGCCAGCGCGAGCCTGGGGGTGGAGAAGAAGCGCCTGGACGAGCTCAAGCTCAGGGTAGACGGCTACTCGGAGGTGCTGGAGAAGCTCGAAGGGAACACGAAGCAGCTCTTCGACCTGTACGACTCTTCCACCAAGGAGCTCAACACCCTGGACGAGAACCTCTCCGAGATGGAGAAGACCAGGGAGAGGCTCGTAGGTTCGATCGCCGGGGCTTCCAAGATACTGGAAAAGGCGTCGGCTGAAATGTCCAAGGAGGAGGCGTTCAGACACATGTCCGAAAGCCTCGCGGGGGAGCGGAGCGGGCAGCTGAAGCTCCAGGGCCTCTGCGAGCAGGGAGGGGTCCCTGGATACGTCGGCCGGCTGGGGCAGCTTGTGAAGTACCCCCAGCAGTACTCGAAGGCTGTCAACGCGGTGATGGGGAGGTGGATGGGGGCGTTCGTGGTGCAGGACCTGAAGGGGATGACCCAGCTGATCAAGGCGGCGAAGTCGTTGAAGGCGAAGAGCTTCGCCGTGATACCGCTCAGCGAGGTCGAGTCGGTGAAGGCGGCCGAAGTGGAGAGGTCGGCCGGAGTGATCGGGACGCTCTCCGACGTCATAAAGTGCGAGGACGAGTTCCAGGGGCTGGTCAACTTCCTCGCCGGGGACTCGGTCCTGGTCGAGTCCGAGGCAGTCGGGTACATACTGGCTTCCGAAGGGGTCAGGGCCGTCACCGAAGCGGGCGAGGCCTTCGAGCCGGGAGGGAGGGCGTTCAGCTACGGGTACCAGGAGCTCATGGTCAACCTGATGGAAGGGCTGGAGAACATCGAGGGGATGAGCGAGGTCGAGGACGCCGTGGGTGCGCTGAAGGGGGCGATAGACAGGAGGAGGTCAGAGCTCAGCTCCCTCGAGTCGGAGTCCCGCTCGGTCACGAAGGAGCGGGTCAAGAAGATTGTCTCCACCACTAGCCTGAAGGCCGAGGCCACGACCATCACACGCATGGCGAAGCGGTACAGGAGCGTCTTCAAGGCCATGAACGCCGAGTACCAGAAGCAGGCTGCCACGGTGGCCCGACTGGAAGAGAAGCTGAAGGTCAGCCAGGAAAAGAAGGGAGGGATGACGAAGGGGATCTCTTCGCTCCAGCAGGTGGTGGCCGACGTCCAGGCGCTGGGGCTAGACGCGCACCTCCTGGAGTTGGACGGGACCAAGCAGTCGGTGTCTGCCGAGATCGACACCATCAGGAACAGGATCCAGGACCTCAACCTCACCCTGACCAGGGAGAAGGCCAACCTGGAGAACGTCCTACTGAGGGCGCTAGAGGAGAACCAGCTCGACCTGGCCAACGCGACCGAAGACCTGCGGTCTAACAAGGAGTTCACGAAGGACGCCCCGAAGAGGATCAGGGAGCTGTCGGACGAGAAGAAGTCCCTCGAGGACCAGATTTCGAAGCTGATGGAGTCTTCCCGGAGGAGCCAGCCGGTGCTGGACGAGTTCGACGCCAGGTCGAGGCGCCTGAAGGAGGAGAGGGACGCGCTCTCGAGGTCCATAGCGGGGAACCAGAAGGAGCTTTTCGCACTGGCGGGGCAGTCTTCCGCGACCCAGGAAAGGGTGGAGGAGGCGCTGGGGAGCCTCAGGATGCTCGGGTACGCCGAGGAGCTCGAGTTCTTCGAGTCGAGCGAGTCGCTCCTCTCCGAGCTTCAGGAGGAGTACCAGCAGACCGTCGCCTCGGTCAACAGGGCCGCGGACAGGCAGTACACCGACATGTACCTGAGCTACAAGAACCTCTCCGTCAGGCACAACGAGCTCGAGAACGAGAGGAACTCGATAATCGGGTTCATCGAAAGCGTCGAAGCGGAGAAGAGGAAGGTCTTCATGTCAGCCTTCGACAGGGTCGGGTCGGAGTTCAGCGGCATCTTCGCGAAGCTTGCGGGAGGGAGCGCCCAGTTGGACCTCGAGAACCCCGAAGAGATCTTCACCGGTGGAGTGATAATGCGGGCGGACTTCGGGAACGGGCTCCGCGAGTCGTCCCAGCACAGCGGAGGCCAGAGGGCGGTGACAGGAGTATCGATGATCTTGGCCATGCAGGCGGTCCAGCAGCACCCCTTCTACCTCTTCGACGAGATCGACGCCCCGCTGGACGCGGTGAACTCCAACAGCCTCGCCCGCTTCCTGAGAGAGAAGTCGGCCGAGGCCCAGATCATCGCCATCACCCTCAGGGACGTCTTCGTCGCCGAGAGCGACATGACCTACGGGGTGTACTCCGCGGGTGGGACGTCCAGGGTGGTGCACTACAAGCCCGCCGAGGTGCCGAAGAGTGCCTAG
- a CDS encoding SMC-Scp complex subunit ScpB, whose amino-acid sequence MSSDPQSGSTPKDVLAKVEAALYAAGRPLSVGEIAHVAGTVSERKAAAIAREIASAVNGSLQALEVVEYSGPRFALQLKAKYTQTARKFATRPLLSRAALRTLSFIAFFQPIASSELVLRRGSTVYQHLKELEEVGFISGERQGRSKAFKTTSRFAEYFGLSTDIAAMKKQLESRTLTLR is encoded by the coding sequence TTGAGTAGCGACCCCCAGTCCGGGTCGACCCCGAAGGACGTCCTGGCGAAGGTTGAGGCGGCCCTCTACGCTGCAGGGCGTCCGCTCTCGGTCGGGGAGATCGCCCATGTGGCCGGGACCGTCTCGGAAAGGAAGGCCGCGGCCATCGCGAGGGAGATAGCCAGCGCGGTCAACGGCAGCCTCCAGGCACTCGAGGTCGTCGAGTACTCGGGGCCGAGGTTCGCGCTTCAACTGAAGGCGAAGTACACCCAGACCGCGAGGAAGTTCGCCACCCGGCCCCTCCTTTCGCGGGCGGCTCTGCGGACCCTGTCCTTCATCGCGTTCTTCCAGCCCATAGCCTCCTCGGAGCTCGTCCTCCGCCGCGGGTCCACCGTCTATCAGCACCTGAAGGAACTGGAGGAGGTCGGGTTCATTTCAGGCGAGAGGCAAGGGCGGAGCAAGGCGTTCAAGACCACCAGCAGATTCGCCGAGTACTTCGGGCTGAGCACCGACATCGCCGCCATGAAGAAGCAGCTGGAGAGCAGGACCCTCACCCTGAGGTAG
- a CDS encoding 30S ribosomal protein S8e has protein sequence MTRPIENLVKRKPTGGRSRPHRGRRAFEKDGYAIEPLVGNASSRTIRRRGGVFTSGVVFATYANVSDGSGKATKSKILSVKSSPANRDYERRGVITLGAVLETEAGEAVVTSRPTADGVVNAVLASKK, from the coding sequence ATGACCCGTCCAATCGAGAACCTGGTGAAGCGGAAACCCACCGGAGGCAGGTCCAGGCCCCACCGGGGACGGAGGGCGTTCGAGAAGGACGGCTACGCCATAGAGCCCCTAGTGGGGAACGCCTCGTCCCGGACGATCCGGAGGAGGGGAGGGGTGTTCACGAGCGGGGTGGTCTTCGCGACCTACGCGAACGTCTCCGACGGCTCCGGGAAGGCGACGAAGTCGAAGATACTCAGCGTGAAGAGCAGCCCGGCCAACAGGGACTACGAACGGAGAGGCGTGATCACGCTGGGAGCAGTCCTCGAGACCGAGGCCGGGGAAGCTGTCGTCACGTCGAGGCCCACCGCGGACGGAGTGGTGAACGCCGTCCTCGCGTCGAAGAAATGA
- a CDS encoding transcription factor IIB → MSLWSQGRDDGFRTSCPVCGNRLIGDAEKGEQVCPTCGYVTVAPADSGPEWKAMDLEEKNRRVRVGSPTTLALHDLGLSTEISRTMRDSHGKYLDPAMRATVEKMRKWQSRTRTVNSEERGLSNVLSKISELCEALNLPDNVAETAAQIYRTSAKMKVAKSKSILGMTAATVYLACRKCGVSRTLKEVARAAGMEKGNVARYFRLVLKEVEKEYVPPPSVEKYISKLVNMAKIDPKVEILALNLSRKTSDSKISSGKAPAGLAAAYVYLSSVMVGEHLPQREVAEFAEVTEVTVRNRCREILDNYVIRQEFMPAK, encoded by the coding sequence GTGAGTCTCTGGAGCCAGGGGAGAGACGACGGGTTCAGGACGTCCTGCCCGGTCTGCGGCAACAGGCTGATCGGGGACGCTGAGAAGGGGGAGCAGGTCTGCCCCACCTGCGGGTATGTGACCGTGGCTCCGGCTGACTCGGGCCCCGAGTGGAAGGCCATGGATCTGGAGGAGAAGAACCGCAGGGTGAGAGTAGGGTCCCCCACGACCCTGGCGCTTCACGACCTGGGGCTGTCCACGGAGATCAGCAGGACCATGCGGGACTCCCACGGCAAGTACCTCGACCCGGCCATGAGAGCGACCGTGGAGAAGATGCGGAAGTGGCAGAGCAGGACGAGGACGGTCAACAGCGAGGAGAGGGGGCTCTCCAACGTCCTTTCGAAGATAAGCGAGCTCTGCGAGGCGCTCAACCTCCCCGACAACGTCGCCGAGACCGCGGCCCAGATCTACAGGACGTCGGCCAAGATGAAGGTGGCGAAGAGCAAGTCGATACTGGGGATGACGGCCGCGACGGTCTACCTCGCCTGCAGGAAGTGCGGGGTCTCCAGGACCCTCAAGGAGGTGGCCAGGGCCGCAGGGATGGAGAAGGGGAACGTCGCCAGGTACTTCAGGCTGGTCCTCAAGGAGGTGGAGAAGGAGTACGTCCCTCCCCCGTCCGTCGAGAAGTACATCTCGAAGCTAGTCAACATGGCGAAGATAGACCCCAAGGTGGAGATCCTCGCCCTCAACCTCTCCCGCAAGACAAGCGACTCCAAGATCTCCAGCGGCAAGGCGCCCGCCGGACTCGCGGCGGCATACGTCTACCTCTCTTCGGTGATGGTAGGCGAGCACCTCCCGCAGAGGGAGGTCGCCGAGTTCGCCGAAGTCACAGAGGTCACCGTCAGGAACAGGTGCAGGGAGATCTTGGACAACTATGTCATAAGACAGGAGTTCATGCCGGCGAAATGA